GTGAACGGTCCCGAACTCTCACTGGGACAAGACCACCTCCAGGAATATCTCCTATACGCCAAGATCGAGCGCAACCTGTCGCCCACGACTCTGGAGGCCTACCGTACCGATCTGACCCGCTACCTGACCTGCCTTGCCGACGCGGGGATCGGCGATCTCGAGGCCATCCGCCAATCTCATCTGCGAGCCTTCACCCGCCTGCTGAGCGAGGTGGGTCTGTCGGCGGCCACCATCCAGCGGGCCTGCTCGGCCGTGCGCGGATTCCACCGCTTCCTAGTGGCGGAAAAGTGGGTAACGCGCGATCCGTCGGCCTTTCTGGAGTCGCCCAAACTGCCTAAGCGTCTGCCGAAGGTGCTGGACGTCGCGGAGATTGACGCCATTCTGGCTGCGGTGGACACTGGCAAGCCGTTGGGCGTCCGCGACCGGTCGCTGCTGTCGCTGATGTACGCCTGCGGCCTGCGGGTGTCGGAGCTCATCGGGCTGCGGCTCACCCAACTCATGGCGGAGGCCGAGATGGTGCGCGTTTTAGGCAAGGGCGGCAAGGAGCGCGTGGTGCCCATCGGCCAGCGGGCTCTGGACGATCTTGACACCTACATCTATACGGTACGGCCCAACCTGGCCCGTAAGGGTAAGAGCACCGGAGAAATCTTTCTCAATGCCCGTGGCAACCCCCTCTCCCGCATGGGCGTGTGGAATATTCTCCGCCACTGGGCCGATGCCGCCGGAATCCAGAAGGAGCTCTCACCTCATACCTTGCGCCACAGCTTTGCCACCCACCTGCTGGAAGGCGGCGCTGATCTGCGGGCCATTCAGGAGATGCTGGGGCACGCCGATATCAGCACCACCCAGGTCTATACCCACCTGGACCGCAGCTACCTCAAGGAGGTGCACCGCGCTTTTCATCCCCGGGGGTAGGGGTCGCCCGAAAGGGTGCCCGCAGCTCGTTTCTGGCGTTGTAATTTCACCCCACCCGGGGCCGTCGCAAGGGCTCCGATTCAAGTAGTAAGCAGGCAGTCAAATTGAACCCGCAGATCCTCATCCTCCTGATACCGGTCATTCTACTGGCCCTATCGGTGCACGAGCTGTCCCACGGGTTGGTGGCGTACCGGCTGGGGGACCCTACGGCCAAAAATGCCGGGCGGCTCACGCTGAACCCCCTCTCCCATCTGGACCCCATCGGCACCCTGATGCTGTTTTTGGTGCACTTCGGCTGGGCCAAACCGGTGCCGGTGGACCCGCGCTACTTCGAAAACCCCAAGCGGGACATGCTGTGGGTAGCGCTGGCGGGCCCCGGCTCCAACATGGCCCTGGCGCTGGTGAGCGGGCTGGTAATCCGGTTCATCAACGAGTACCCGGAGCTCTTTTTGGGCAGTTTCGTCGGCGGGGCCTTCTATGTGATGATGAAGCTGAGCCTGCAGATCAATCTGGCGCTGGCCATCTTCAACCTCCTGCCGGTGCCGCCGCTGGACGGCTCGAAGATTCTATACGGCCTGCTGCCGCCGGAGTATGAGTATGTGGCCGCCCGTCTGGAGCGTTACGGGCCGACGGTCCTGTTCTCGCTGGTGCTGTTCAGCATGATCACCAAGATCCCGATTTTCTGGATTTTCATAGGTCCCTTCATAGGATTCTTCTCCATCCTGTTTGCCGGGGCATGAGATATTTCCAACGCCGTCGCCCCGAGAGTTTTCGCCGACTGCGCACCGTGCGCTGGAGCACCGTGGCCATCTGGCGCTACCTGGCCTTGCTGATCCTGGTGCTGATGCTCGTTAAATTCTTGATTTCACTGGGTTAGGGCCGGCATGAAACTGGTGGCATGCGCACCCAACTTTTCCGAAGGTCGTGACCATCGGGTGATCCAGGCCATCACGCAAGCTATTGCCGGCGTGGACAGGGTGCGCCTGCTGCACGTAGACAGCAGCCGGGATGCCAACCGCACCGTGGTGACCTTTGTGGGGGAGCCGGAGGCTGCGGGAGAGGCGGTCCTCCAGGCGGTTGCCCGGGCGTCCCTGTTCATCGATATGGCCCAGCACGAGGGGCTCCATCCGCGCATGGGAGCCCTCGATGTCTGTCCCTTTATTCCGCTCCCGGGCATGAGCATGGACGAATGCGTCCAGCTGGCCCGACTGGTTGGCGAGCGCATCGGCAAGGAGGCGAAGATACCGATATACTATTATGGCGCGGCTGCAAGTGCAGAAAATCGCAGGCGGCTGGCTGAAATTCGTCGTGGAGAATACGAGGGTCTTGAGGAGCGAATGTCCGATCCGGATTGGCAGCCGGACGCGGGTCCGACGGAATTCAATGCCCAGTTGGGGGCCACGGCTGTGGGCGCCCGGGAGTGGCTCATTGCCTACAACGTGAATCTCAAGGCCAAGGGTGCTGCGGTGGCTCAGGCCATTGCCCTGGCCATTCGCGAAACGGGACCGGTGCAGCGTGACTCGCAGGGCAGATTGCTGAAGGACAGTGAGGGCCAGCCCCTGCGCCGTGCGGGCACGCTCCGGGCCTGCCGGGCCAGGGGCTGGTATCTGCCGCGCTTCGGGCTGGCGCAGGTCACGATGAACCTGGAAAACTGGAAGGTGACCCCACCCCATGCGGCTTACGAAGAGGTGCGCAGGCAAGCCGCGATGCGGGACGTGAAAGTCATCGGCAGCGAGCTCGTAGGGATGGTCCCGCTCGCGCCCATGCTGGCGGCGGGCCGGCACTTCCTGAGCCAGTCGGGTAGGACCGAGGAAGCGCTGGAGGAAGAGCTGATCGGTTCCGCCGGCCGGGTGATGGGCCTGTCGGCGGTAAAGGAGTTTGACCCTTTCAACCAGGTCCTTGAGTACCGTCTGAGCCGGGAGGGGGGCGAATGGGCCCGTTTTGTAACCGGCATGGACACGCGGCGCTGGACCAAATCTGCCATCTATGAAATCACCAAAGATTAGT
The Candidatus Neomarinimicrobiota bacterium DNA segment above includes these coding regions:
- the xerD gene encoding site-specific tyrosine recombinase XerD, whose amino-acid sequence is MRSGRERYRESAGVNGPELSLGQDHLQEYLLYAKIERNLSPTTLEAYRTDLTRYLTCLADAGIGDLEAIRQSHLRAFTRLLSEVGLSAATIQRACSAVRGFHRFLVAEKWVTRDPSAFLESPKLPKRLPKVLDVAEIDAILAAVDTGKPLGVRDRSLLSLMYACGLRVSELIGLRLTQLMAEAEMVRVLGKGGKERVVPIGQRALDDLDTYIYTVRPNLARKGKSTGEIFLNARGNPLSRMGVWNILRHWADAAGIQKELSPHTLRHSFATHLLEGGADLRAIQEMLGHADISTTQVYTHLDRSYLKEVHRAFHPRG
- a CDS encoding site-2 protease family protein, with protein sequence MNPQILILLIPVILLALSVHELSHGLVAYRLGDPTAKNAGRLTLNPLSHLDPIGTLMLFLVHFGWAKPVPVDPRYFENPKRDMLWVALAGPGSNMALALVSGLVIRFINEYPELFLGSFVGGAFYVMMKLSLQINLALAIFNLLPVPPLDGSKILYGLLPPEYEYVAARLERYGPTVLFSLVLFSMITKIPIFWIFIGPFIGFFSILFAGA
- the ftcD gene encoding glutamate formimidoyltransferase encodes the protein MKLVACAPNFSEGRDHRVIQAITQAIAGVDRVRLLHVDSSRDANRTVVTFVGEPEAAGEAVLQAVARASLFIDMAQHEGLHPRMGALDVCPFIPLPGMSMDECVQLARLVGERIGKEAKIPIYYYGAAASAENRRRLAEIRRGEYEGLEERMSDPDWQPDAGPTEFNAQLGATAVGAREWLIAYNVNLKAKGAAVAQAIALAIRETGPVQRDSQGRLLKDSEGQPLRRAGTLRACRARGWYLPRFGLAQVTMNLENWKVTPPHAAYEEVRRQAAMRDVKVIGSELVGMVPLAPMLAAGRHFLSQSGRTEEALEEELIGSAGRVMGLSAVKEFDPFNQVLEYRLSREGGEWARFVTGMDTRRWTKSAIYEITKD